One window from the genome of Balearica regulorum gibbericeps isolate bBalReg1 chromosome 18, bBalReg1.pri, whole genome shotgun sequence encodes:
- the SMIM36 gene encoding small integral membrane protein 36 — protein sequence MEFYLEIDPVTLNLIILVASYVILLLVFLISCVLYDCRGKDPSKEYAPEVPADTQPPIRLVVMQQGSPSTRWAKGLVSAYENSSDLPGKRTTVV from the coding sequence ATGGAGTTTTATTTGGAGATTGACCCTGTTACCTTGAATCTCATCATTCTGGTAGCTAGTTATGttattttgcttctggttttcctgATCTCCTGTGTGCTCTATGACTGCAGGGGGAAGGATCCCAGCAAGGAATATGCTCCCGAGgtccctgcagacacccagccTCCGATCCGGCTGGTGGTAATGCAGCAGGGCTCCCCCAGCACCCGCTGGGCAAAGGGGCTCGTCTCTGCCTACGAAAACTCCTCTGACCTGCCGGGGAAAAGGACTACTGTTGTGTAA